The genome window TGGCCAGCGTGTAGTAGCCCTGCAGTGCCAGCACCATGCCGGTAAAGGCGCCGGTGATGGCGATGATCACCAGCGAGCCGACGCCGATGGCGTAGAGCTGCGCCACGAAGTTCCGCAGCCGCCATGGCGGAGCAAACAGACAGAGCAGGGTACGCAGGGTGAGCAGCGTGGCGTCGCCCACCTGCTCCACGCCGCGCAGCGTACCCCGGCCGACGGCGCCGCACCAACGCAGCAGGAGATCGATCACGCTCCATCCTCCGCCAGCAGCTCGTCGAGATAGTCGGTGTCGCTGCGCGAGAAGGGGATCGGGCCGTCCGGCCGCCCCTCGAGGAACTGACGGATGCGGGCGTCGCCGCTGTCACGGATCGCCTCGGGGGGGCCTGAGGCAATCACCCGTCCCTGCCACAGCAGCAGTACATGGTCGGCGATGGCCAGCCCCGCATGGACGTCGTGGGTCACCACCACCGAGGTCATGTGGGTGAGGCGGGTCAAACGCCGGATCAACTCGGTGATGACCCCGGCGGAGATCGGGTCGAGCCCCGAAGTCGGCTCGTCGAAGAAGACCAGCTTGGGATCCATGGCCAACGCCCGGGCGAAGGCGACCCGCTTGGCCATGCCGCCGGAGAGCTCGGAGGGGAGCAGGTGGCCGAAGCCGCGCAGCCCCACCTGCTCAAGCTTCATGGTCACGATGGTGTGGATCACCCGCGGATCGAGCCGGGTGTGCTCGCGCAGCGGAAAGGCGATGTTCTCCTCGACGGTGAGCGAGTTGAGCAGCGCCGAGTACTGGAAGACCATCCCCATCTTCATGCGTAGCCGGTAGAGCTCGCGTCGCGGGATGGCGGCGAGATCGCGCCCCTCGAAGTAGATCGCGCCGCAACTGGGCCGCTCCAGCCCGGAGAGCAGCCGCAGCAGCGTGGTCTTGCCCGAGCCCGATCCGCCCATGATCACGGTGATCGCCCGCTCGGGAATGGCGATCTCCACCTCCTCGAGCGCCGTCACCGCCCCGAACCGCTTGCACAGCGCCTCCGTGCGAAGCATCGCCCCGGTCATTCCCGATCGAATCGCAAAAAGCCCTTCCGTGGGCTTTTTGCTCGACGGGAATCGAAGAGCGCGGTCTTCGATTCCCTTACAAATCCGTCGGTTGCATACGCAACCTCTGGATTTGCGCGACCCTCCATGGTCGCGATGACGGTTTCTTGCGAAGCCGTCATCGCTCCTTTCCCCTCCCCGCCGGAGGCAAGCAGCCGCCGCTCGGCCTCCGCCAGATCCTCGGGGGTATCGACGCCGAAGGCGGAGAAGTCGCCCTTGACCACCGCGATCGGATAGCCGTGGTGGAGCACGCGCAGCTGCTCCAGCGCCTCGCTGCGCCCGGCGGCACAGTCGGTCAGGCTCGGATAGATCATCAGGAACTCCTTGCGGTAGGCGTAGAGCCCGACATGGGCCCATCGCTCCTCCGCGCCGCGCCCATCGCGAGGAAACGGAATCGGCGCACGGCTGAAGTAGAGCGCCTCGCCGCGGGCGTTGCACACCACCTTGACCACGTCGGGGCGCATCAACTCGTCGCTGGTCGCCGGCCGGGCCAGCGTGGCCATGGGCAGCCGGGGATCGTCGAGGAAGGGGCGCACCACGGCGCGCAGCGCATCGGGGTCGATCAGTGGCTCGTCGCCCTGTAGATTGACCACCACATCGCACGGCAGATCGGCCAGCGCCGCAGCCAGCCGTTCGCTGCCGCTGGTGTGACGGGAGGCGGTCATGCGCACCGCACAGCCGCAACCCCGGGCGGCCCGGGCGATGCGCGGATCGTCGGTGGCCACGATCACCTCGCCCAGAGCGGCGGATCGGGCGCGCTCGATGACATGGGCGATCATCGGCCGGCCGGCGAGCAGGGCCAGTGGCTTGCCGGGGAAGCGGCGCGATCCGTAGCGGGCGGGAATGCCGATGACGATCTTCACGCCCGTTCAGATCTCCTGTCGGCTGGCCGTGGCCGTTCCCAGCTTGCCCACCACCACGCCGGCGGCTCGGTTGGCGATGTGCGCCGCCTCCAGCGGAGTGTGGCCACGGCAGAGGGCGTCGGTGAAGGCGGCGATCACCGTGTCGCCGGCACCGGTGACGTCGTAGACATCGCGGGCGGCAGTGGGGATGTGGTGC of Zetaproteobacteria bacterium contains these proteins:
- a CDS encoding ATP-binding cassette domain-containing protein, whose amino-acid sequence is MLRTEALCKRFGAVTALEEVEIAIPERAITVIMGGSGSGKTTLLRLLSGLERPSCGAIYFEGRDLAAIPRRELYRLRMKMGMVFQYSALLNSLTVEENIAFPLREHTRLDPRVIHTIVTMKLEQVGLRGFGHLLPSELSGGMAKRVAFARALAMDPKLVFFDEPTSGLDPISAGVITELIRRLTRLTHMTSVVVTHDVHAGLAIADHVLLLWQGRVIASGPPEAIRDSGDARIRQFLEGRPDGPIPFSRSDTDYLDELLAEDGA
- the kdsB gene encoding 3-deoxy-manno-octulosonate cytidylyltransferase; the encoded protein is MKIVIGIPARYGSRRFPGKPLALLAGRPMIAHVIERARSAALGEVIVATDDPRIARAARGCGCAVRMTASRHTSGSERLAAALADLPCDVVVNLQGDEPLIDPDALRAVVRPFLDDPRLPMATLARPATSDELMRPDVVKVVCNARGEALYFSRAPIPFPRDGRGAEERWAHVGLYAYRKEFLMIYPSLTDCAAGRSEALEQLRVLHHGYPIAVVKGDFSAFGVDTPEDLAEAERRLLASGGEGKGAMTASQETVIATMEGRANPEVAYATDGFVRESKTALFDSRRAKSPRKGFLRFDRE